The Kribbella amoyensis genomic sequence AGCCGCGTCGTGCGTCAGCCGGTGACGTCGGCGTAGTGCTCGACCAGCGGCGGGTTGGCGAAGTGTGGGCCGATGTGGCCACGCCAGACGCCGAACGCCTCGCTCGCGCGGAACCGCTCGTGCGCCTCGACCGAGTCCCACTCGACCAGCAGGACGAACCGGGTCGGCCGCTCGATGCCGTGCGTCATCCGGATCGACCGGGCCCCCTCGGCCTTCTCGATCTGCTCACGGGCCAGCAGGTAGGACGCCTCGAACGCTTCTTCCTGACCGGCGAGCACATCGATCAACGCCACCTCGAGCACCATGCCGGTCACTCTTTCACGGCCGCCCGCGGATCGAGCCGTCTGCCCACTGGACGGTCCGGTCGGATACCGTCACCGCGTGACTGACCTGAGGAGACCGCGGCGACTCGTACCCGGGGACGTGGTGGCCGTGGTGGCCCCGGCCGGCCCGTTGAAGGCCGAGCGGCTGGAGCTCGGCACGAAGTACCTGCGGGACTGGGGTCTCGAGGTCGAGGTGATGCCGTCCGCGCTGGCGACCGACGAGCGGCTGCCGTACCTGGCCGGATCGGACGAGGCCCGTGCCGCCGACTTCCGTGCGGCCTGGCTGGATCCGCGGTTCGCCGGGGTGTTCTGCGGGCGCGGTGGGTACGGCGTCCAGCGGATGTTGCCGTTGCTCGACCTGGACGAGCTGGCGCCGGTGGAGAAGGTGTTCGTCGGGTTCAGCGACATCACCGCGTTGCACGAGGCGTTGAACGCGCG encodes the following:
- a CDS encoding antibiotic biosynthesis monooxygenase family protein, which encodes MVLEVALIDVLAGQEEAFEASYLLAREQIEKAEGARSIRMTHGIERPTRFVLLVEWDSVEAHERFRASEAFGVWRGHIGPHFANPPLVEHYADVTG